A region from the Ictalurus punctatus breed USDA103 chromosome 25, Coco_2.0, whole genome shotgun sequence genome encodes:
- the tdrd6 gene encoding tudor domain-containing 6 isoform X4 translates to MCSIPGLPSPGSNVTVFITRINVSRLCVLVEFWGNFVQDQKLAYQQMKKEIQYPKEVFHEGEGKPGDLCLIRVYETWYRARIVSRNDTYYTVFLIDEGRTLQAHISLLAWGQTDFFSLPPEVELCILSNVLPLSLENRWSELALEYMKSFCGRTVTAYVLDFSIPQCAFLLDIPCLSRQMYEMGFAKKLSNDEFKDFVSRSLQSDAGSVEPLRTASVGCKPLEQTKTQLCYMYPKLEAETIETVLVTEVKNPLRVFCQLKVFSQELKKLREQITQHYERTVESHFARPENLGAPCASRGDDGKWYRSVLLQVMSTNSVVEVLHVDYGKKQFVQVEHVRPLAPEFVRMPVVTYICSLHGVIDRGDGWTVSQIDYLKSLLLNRTVIAKFEYQSLSEGVHYVTLYGHENKNLNKLFGSREKCLIGSRCLKDDTMHKIGMSRRCQASVKCETQGTQDLKGIFTESLLPNTDHVAVVQHVDSPSKFWIQTQKYAAEFDLLMDGLTEMCSDLTRARGLIIKPVAGRLCVAKAKDDVFYRAAICEVFETKAEVFFLDYGNKELVDCSNLRELPLSYQNLPALAVKCALYGVQPRSEEWDLNATLFFAKAVVDKVLDVHILAKSQDTHVVQVIDSMSDGEKDFSKLLCSAGFADMDKPVITPHTKAVQTSDVFTTSAVSQSSNSPAVTSAFTEYLIPVGSSFDVTVSYIENPNDFWCQKANDAKCLKLLMQDLQRYYANSEFQPPLEAACVARHPKNRMWYRALVVQKHQASNVTVLFVDYGETRSVPIYDLRRIDPEFLKLKGQAFRCCLYNLNSPVSRSTLVWSPDATLQFQEFVDKAASMGVVLKCTVYAMMCDTQNVVFNVVDLESPFQSICRLLAQRGLADHAPKKGALPSLRLDTYYYSSHSIRTGSEEVVSITCVKSVNQFFCHPQRNLVQIDALADNVNRLCSQLQSINCPKIFGNVCFAKYTDGLWYRGQLKSKKPSVVVHFVDYGDTQQVEKSDVLPVPLEVAEIMAIPVQAVECGLSDVPEKVPSEVNSWFESFVTDRQLKALVVSKEPSGKLIVELYDGKTPVNAIIREKFHIEAERNEQITVKGLEVKDQFQSCAERRKVAQWIPEKHWRSQKSADSEESAGKFPDGGTKRIAPIKLKHSVFHRETLSEFENAKPGVLKQAELPVKVVEPGLEAEVFISHCNSPLSFFVQLVTDESEIWSLVEKLNAGQPKHIPVNPGDLCEGDLVSAEYPEDNCWYRAVVRNVPVGVTADVEFIDFGNTAEVSLSKICFLDKVFSQPRYSIHCSLTGVVKVDRDAASNFKMAIKKNADGFLCKFIQQSGSVWEVKLEVNGEPLGSAFSKDTNVITATGAPKSPDTDFNLCAYKNPEIWTGQVIAVYASVITGPQLFWCQYAETEKLQEISDIIQKIGSNLGSGPLSIETLPIESGCIALFDEDRLWYRAKVTSAEKDTLSVLFVDYGNESKVKMCDIRPLPFEVSDLPPQAFACQLDGFNVLDGSWDDKAADQFYELINDQLLKVTVVKLSSSCDVVTPHFVQLECDDLIINDAMKKCWTQNSKRTSFELATSATVCDSTNVPETSAPCVAEPIEGPKDPLFIATENLHSGTCISPPKLQVECDGLTEHAEQAGPTEMLDKRNVAVSERFSLDEDRYLTSADMEKPENYGRSVGVKDTNINVGIHPVHPVDVLRECLLDSTDVMREGAFTGSVEYTDENQVETACPEGQSCDEVCEKVHGLVSEHDENKTGSDHEIIKSALGNVRRAAESGAVRSECAIWPREQALKISDDSTSAEKETAHEAVTCSASPDRSVIGSYEEMDEEPSAGMDLVSDEQVNLTRDKELDSCLGHLVAESEKTAMEIEPKLEQNVCSAMTVQVQTEETSPPAEEQRERVTKTCEQVDELMGFIPAMPLEKDQETEAEADLDTFGVTSPEKPQDKEHDCCLGDLVAESEQPVQDDVTPGPDSGLDAPQETSKMFVADISVEQSEPAMEMNPTLELAEDLCCAVKVQVQPVEEAEETSPPVEEQRERVTKTCEQVDELMGFIPAMPLEKDQETEAEADLDTFGVTSPEKALDVDLAADPDFPAVIDNIIDFVSETEQGSDITSDTIQGSMVETERLAADTASSDLQKPADELRASTVTHLSVKIEDTSDDIIFVTEWQVSPAGASEPGSKE, encoded by the exons ATGTGTTCAATTCCTGGGCTCCCGTCACCTGGCTCAAACGTGACCGTGTTCATTACCAGAATAAACGTGAGCCGTCTCTGTGTTCTGGTAGAGTTTTGGGGTAATTTTGTCCAGGATCAGAAACTTGCATATcaacaaatgaaaaaagagaTTCAGTACCCCAAAGAAGTATTTCATGAAGGAGAAGGGAAGCCTGGTGATCTCTGTCTTATACGGGTCTATGAAACATGGTACAGAGCTCGTATAGTGTCAAGAAATGATACTTACTacacagtatttctcattgatGAAGGCAGAACACTTCAGGCTCATATCAGCCTTTTGGCATGGGGCCAAACTGACTTTTTCAGCCTACCTCCTGAAGTTGAATTGTGCATTCTTTCCAATGTCCTGCCATTGTCTCTTGAAAATAGATGGTCAGAATTGGCCTTGGAGTACATGAAATCATTCTGTGGGAGAACAGTAACTGCCTATGTTCTGGATTTTTCCATCCCTCAGTGTGCATTTCTACTTGATATTCCATGTCTGTCTAGGCAAATGTACGAGATGGGATTTGCAAAGAAATTGTCAAATGACGAGTTCAAAGACTTTGTTTCAAGGTCTTTACAGTCTGATGCTGGGTCTGTAGAGCCGTTGAGGACTGCATCCGTCGGATGTAAACCACTTGAACAAACCAAGACACAGCTGTGTTACATGTATCCGAAGCTAGAAGCTGAAACCATCGAGACTGTGCTAGTCACAGAGGTAAAAAATCCCCTACGTGTCTTCTGTCAGCTAAAGGTTTTCTCCCAGGAACTCAAGAAACTGAGAGAGCAGATAACTCAGCATTATGAAAGAACAGTTGAATCTCATTTTGCAAGACCTGAGAACTTGGGGGCTCCTTGTGCATCAAGAGGAGATGATGGAAAGTGGTATCGCTCTGTTTTGCTGCAGGTCATGTCCACCAACAGTGTAGTTGAAGTGTTGCATGTGGATTATGGGAAGAAACAATTTGTTCAAGTAGAGCATGTTCGACCACTGGCCCCAGAATTCGTCAGAATGCCTGTTGTGACTTATATTTGCTCTCTGCATGGAGTTATTGATCGAGGAGATGGTTGGACAGTTTCACAGATTGATTATCTGAAATCCTTACTGCTTAACAGAACCGTTATAGCCAAATTCGAGTATCAAAGCCTCTCGGAGGGTGTCCACTACGTCACACTGTATggacatgaaaacaaaaatctaaacaaattaTTTGGCTCCAGAGAGAAGTGCTTAATAGGTTCGAGGTGCCTTAAAGATGATACCATGCACAAGATTGGAATGAGTCGGAGGTGCCAGGCTTCAGTTAAATGTGAGACACAAGGAACCCAGGATTTGAAAGGGATTTTCACAGAAAGTCTCTTACCTAATACCGATCATGTGGCTGTTGTGCAGCATGTTGATAGCCCCTCAAAGTTTTGGATCCAGACACAGAAATATGCTGCTGAGTTTGACCTGCTAATGGATGGCCTGACGGAGATGTGTAGTGATCTGACCAGAGCCAGAGGACTGATTATAAAGCCTGTAGCTGGTCGACTTTGTGTGGCCAAAGCCAAAGATGATGTGTTCTACAGGGCTGCTATTTGTGAAGTCTTTGAGACGAAGGCAGAGGTTTTCTTCCTTGATTATGGAAACAAAGAATTGGTTGATTGTAGTAACCTTCGCGAGTTGCCCCTCAGTTATCAAAACCTACCAGCCTTGGCAGTTAAGTGTGCTCTTTACGGTGTTCAACCCAGAAGTGAAGAATGGGATCTAAATGCCACATTATTCTTTGCTAAAGCTGTTGTGGACAAAGTCCTTGATGTACATATACTTGCAAAGTCCCAAGACACACATGTTGTCCAGGTCATTGATTCTATGTCTGATGGAGAAAAAGATTTTTCAAAGCTGCTCTGTAGTGCAGGTTTTGCCGATATGGATAAACCTGTGATCACACCACACACTAAAGCGGTACAGACTTCTGACGTGTTCACGACGAGTGCTGTTTCACAGTCATCCAATTCGCCTGCTGTAACGTCTGCTTTCACGGAGTACCTGATTCCAGTTGGAAGCTCATTTGACGTTACGGTATCCTACATCGAGAATCCGAATGACTTTTGGTGCCAGAAAGCTAATGATGCAAAATGCCTGAAACTGCTAATGCAAGATCTTCAGAGGTACTATGCAAACTCTGAATTTCAGCCTCCTTTGGAAGCTGCCTGTGTTGCTCGTCACCCTAAAAATAGAATGTGGTATCGAGCGTTGGTCGTCCAAAAGCACCAGGCTTCTAATGTAACCGTACTCTTTGTCGATTATGGGGAAACGAGGAGCGTTCCCATTTACGACCTTCGCCGCATTGATCCAGAATTCCTTAAGTTGAAAGGACAAGCTTTCCGATGCTGCTTGTATAACTTGAACTCTCCGGTCTCTCGTTCCACTTTAGTATGGAGTCCGGATGCTACGTTGCAGTTTCAAGAGTTTGTGGACAAGGCAGCCTCAATGGGTGTGGTGTTGAAATGTACTGTGTATGCCATGATGTGCGACACTCAGAATGTGGTGTTTAATGTAGTGGATTTAGAGAGTCCATTCCAAAGCATCTGCAGACTTCTTGCCCAGAGAGGTCTGGCTGACCATGCACCTAAAAAGGGAGCTCTGCCATCTTTAAGGCTAGATACATACTACTACTCTTCACACAGCATCAGAACTGGGTCCGAAGAAGTTGTAAGCATCACCTGTGTGAAAAGTGTCAACCAATTCTTTTGTCATCCGCAAAGAAACTTGGTGCAGATTGATGCACTTGCAGATAATGTCAACAGATTATGCAGTCAGTTACAGAGCATTAACTGTCCCAAAATCTTTGGAAATGTTTGCTTTGCAAAATATACTGATGGACTGTGGTACAGAGGACAACTTAAATCTAAAAAGCCTTCGGTTGTAGTCCACTTTGTGGATTATGGTGACACACAGCAAGTTGAGAAATCAGATGTCCTACCAGTTCCACTTGAAGTTGCTGAAATTATGGCGATACCTGTGCAAGCAGTTGAGTGTGGGCTTTCTGATGTGCCCGAAAAGGTTCCAAGTGAAGTGAATAGCTGGTTTGAAAGTTTTGTGACAGATCGCCAGCTCAAAGCCTTGGTAGTATCCAAAGAACCATCTGGTAAATTAATTGTTGAGCTATATGATGGGAAAACTCCAGTAAATGCAATAATCAGAGAGAAATTTCACATTGAAGCCGAGAGAAACGAGCAAATTACTGTAAAAGGACTTGAAGTCAAGGATCAATTTCAGTCATGTGCTGAAAGACGAAAAGTAGCGCAGTGGATTCCAGAGAAACACTGGAGATCTCAGAAAAGTGCTGACTCGGAAGAAAGCGCAGGAAAATTTCCTGACGGGGGCACGAAAAGAATCGCCCCAATAAAGTTGAAGCACAGTGTTTTTCACAGAGAAACTCTTAGtgaatttgaaaatgccaaacCCGGTGTCCTTAAACAAGCCGAGCTCCCTGTTAAAGTAGTCGAGCCAGGTCTGGAAGCTGAAGTGTTCATCTCACATTGCAATAGTCCTTTAAGCTTCTTTGTCCAGTTGGTAACGGATGAAAGTGAAATTTGGTCTCTGGTGGAAAAGTTGAATGCTGGTCAGCCAAAGCACATACCTGTTAACCCTGGTGATCTCTGTGAAGGTGACTTGGTTAGTGCAGAGTACCCTGAAGATAACTGTTGGTACCGTGCAGTTGTGAGAAATGTGCCCGTCGGTGTCACGGCTGATGTCGAATTCATTGACTTCGGAAACACCGCTGAAGTTTCACTCTCAAAAATATGCTTTCTGGACAAAGTGTTCTCCCAGCCAAGGTACAGCATTCATTGCTCACTGACTGGAGTGGTAAAAGTCGACCGTGACGCGGCCTCGAATTTCAAAatggcaattaaaaaaaatgctgatggatttttatgtaaatttatCCAGCAGTCAGGTTCTGTATGGGAGGTCAAACTTGAGGTCAATGGTGAGCCGTTGGGATCTGCTTTCTCCAAAGATACAAATGTCATAACTGCAACAGGTGCACCCAAGAGCCCAGATACTGACTTCAATCTGTGTGCTTATAAGAATCCTGAGATATGGACTGGACAGGTAATTGCTGTATATGCCTCAGTCATTACTGGGCCACAGCTTTTCTGGTGTCAGTATGCAGAGACAGAAAAGCTGCAGGAGATTTCTGATATAATCCAAAAGATTGGTAGTAATTTGGGAAGTGGCCCTTTGAGTATAGAAACCCTACCGATTGAAAGCGGATGCATTGCCCTTTTCGATGAGGACCGACTATGGTATCGCGCCAAGGTGACTTCAGCTGAAAAGGACACACTCTCTGTTCTGTTTGTTGACTATGGAAACGAATCAAAAGTTAAAATGTGCGACATTAGACCACTGCCATTTGAGGTATCCGATTTACCTCCTCAGGCGTTTGCTTGTCAGCTcgatggttttaatgttttggatggGTCCTGGGACGACAAGGCAGCTGATCAGTTCTATGAGCTAATCAATGACCAACTCTTGAAAGTCACAGTTGTGAAATTGTCCAGTTCATGCGATGTGGTGACTCCTCATTTTGTTCAGCTGGAATGTGACGATCTTATCATCAATGATGCAATGAAAAAATGTTGGACTCAGAATAGCAAGAGGACATCATTTGAACTAGCAACTTCTGCAACGGTCTGTGATTCGACTAATGTGCCTGAAACGTCTGCTCCATGTGTAGCTGAACCTATAGAAGGGCCCAAGGACCCCCTTTTTATAGCCACGGAGAATCTGCACAGTGGCACTTGCATTTCTCCTCCCAAATTGCAGGTAGAATGCGATGGTCTGACTGAGCATGCGGAGCAAGCTGGACCCACAGAGATGCTGGATAAAAGAAATGTTGCTGTGAGTGAGAGATTTTCTCTAGATGAAGATCGCTACTTGACGTCAGCAGACATGGAAAAGCCTGAGAATTATGGCAGAAGTGTCGGTGTAAAGgatacaaatataaatgtagGCATTCATCCAGTTCACCCTGTGGATGTTCTCAGGGAGTGCCTGTTAGACTCCACAGACGTTATGCGTGAAGGAGCATTCACAGGTTCTGTGGAGTATACTGATGAGAACCAAGTGGAAACTGCATGTCCAGAAGGTCAGTCTTGTGATGAGGTCTGCGAAAAAGTGCATGGATTGGTTTCAGAACACGATGAGAATAAGACTGGGTCTGATCATGAGATCATTAAATCAG CCTTGGGAAACGTAAGAAGGGCTGCAGAAAGTGGTGCAGTCAGGTCAGAATGTGCGATCTGGCCCCGAGAACAAGCTTTAAAGATTTCTGATGATTCCACCTCG GCTGAAAAGGAAACGGCGCACGAAGCCGTGACCTGTTCTGCTTCTCCAGATCGTTCTG TCATAGGTAGTTATGAAGAGATGGATGAAGAACCTAGTGCTGGGATGGATCTGGTGAGTGATGAACAGGTAAACTTG ACTCGAGACAAAGAGCTGGACTCCTGTTTAGGTCACTTGGTGGCAGAATCTGAAA AAACAGCCATGGAGATTGAGCCAAAACTAGAACAGAACGTATGCAGTGCTATGACCGTCCAG GTACAAACTGAGGAGACGAGTCCTCCAGCAGAGGAACAGAGAG AACGTGTGACGAAGACGTGTGAGCAGGTAGATGAGCTGATGGGATTCATACCTGCGATGCCACTGGAGAAG GACCAGGAGACGGAAGCTGAAGCGGATCTGGATACCTTCGGCGTAACGTCACCGGAGAAG CCTCAAGATAAAGAGCACGACTGCTGCTTAGGTGACTTGGTGGCAGAGTCTGAAC AACCTGTGCAAGATGATGTGACTCCAGGTCCAGATTCAGGTCTCGATGCTCCTCAGGAAACG agcAAAATGTTTGTTGCAGATATTTCAGTTGAGCAAAGTG AACCTGCCATGGAAATGAATCCGACACTAGAATTAGCAGAAGATTTATGCTGTGCTGTGAAAGTCCAG GTACAACCTGTGGAAGAAGCTGAGGAGACGAGTCCTCCAGTAGAAGAACAGAGAG AACGTGTGACTAAGACGTGTGAGCAGGTAGATGAGCTGATGGGATTCATACCTGCGATGCCACTGGAGAAG GACCAGGAGACGGAAGCTGAAGCGGATCTGGATACCTTCGGCGTAACGTCACCGGAGAAG GCTCTGGATGTGGACCTTGCTGCTGATCCTGATTTCCCTGCTGTGATTG ATAACATTATTGACTTTGTGAGTGAGACCGAACAGGGCTCAGATATCACATCAGACACG ATTCAAGGCAGTATGGTGGAGACTGAACGTCTTGCTGCTGACACGGCCTCTTCTG ACTTGCAGAAACCAGCTGATGAGTTAAGAGCTTCCACGGTCACGCATCTGTCCGTTAAAATCGAGGACACGTCCGATGACATCATCTTCGTGACGGAGTGGCAGGTTTCCCCGGCCGGGGCGAGTGAGCCCGGTAGTAAAGAGTAG